AATCCTGTCAGTCCCAGCAAACCATATAACGCACCTCTACCCGCACATGCTATCATCAATACCAACACAATATCATAAACTTAGTTCAATACAAAGATAGGTACGAGGACGTCAATTTCTAAAACAACAAAAATTGCGAAGATTCTTTTTATAGAAATTTTattcttaaaaaaatatttttttggtgtTTGATTAGCAAGTAGAAAATGTTTTTCAGAAAGTATATAGAATAAAAAGTAAGAAGAAAGGACATTtagtgcacaaagcatcccgcgttAGCAGGGTTCAGGGAAGGACCGCACttcaaggggtgtgatgtagacagtctatcctaatgcaagcattagtgacTTTTTATATTAACACATAATTGTATCGAATCAAAGAGTATTTTGattcttaaaaaaatatttttttggtgtTTGATTAGCAAGTAGAAAATGTTTTTCAGAAAGTATATAGAATAAAAAGTAAGAAGAAAGGACATccgtgcacaaagcatcccgtgTTAGCAAGGTTCGAGGAAGGACCGCGTTTCAAGGGGTGTGATGTATACATTAGTGACTTTTGATATTAACACATAATTGTATCGAATCAAAGAGTATTTTGATAAACCTTTTTGAATGATATAGGTTAATAATAATGTCTTTAAGGAGCCGTTGGAATATGATATGGAATCcgtgatttgaagttgaaattttgtttggacatgcaatttagaTTTCTTAAGTTGCATTTTTTTTTCAGACATAAAAAACCCGCAAGTTGTAAAAACCATTAAaattttctcaattcttatacaatcgaGCAAGTTATacttcataacaaaattaatatgaTACTAGAatgtctttctaaaaaatacaacatcaagtgATCGAACATTAGTTTcataaaaaggaaaattgaacatgagttgtatAAGTAAATGCAGTTggtaaatttgttataaatataatACCAACTTGCAGATCTtctaatatttgatataaattgttGGTAAACACGATCGGTAAATATATCAACCAATTGACGGATGTTttgtacaaaatataaacttatgagtcaacttctatatttaaaataatttgaaatcatgatttagaatctcaaatcatgcctttttagaGAATTTAGGATTTGAACTTATGATATGAAGTTAAAATTTTGTGCAAATTGCATAAACAACACTGATTTGAAATTAAAATATGAAATCATCATTTCATATTGCATGGCCAAACGCTTACTAAATGTTAGGCCAACAAGAGGGTGACCCACTTTATTTGCCAACAAATAGTATGCAATATAAAGTCAGAATAGTTGTAAGAAAAATGACTTTCGTTTAGTCGAAAATCATTTTCTCGTAACAAACATTCAAATGATTTCTCTCATGAAAACCATTTGTCTAGAAAAATGACTTTCGGCATACTAAACACACAATCAAAACAAAAACACATCAGAATATCATACTAACATAAATTTGACACTTACAAGTAGTTCCTTTGTTTAGTATTTCAGAGATCTGTCCAAAGGTGATACAAGGACAAACACAAGTAACCAAACAGTTAGCAGGGTCATCAAAGCAGTGGCAAAGACCGGTTGACCACGGCGCCGTGGTGGCTGCCGGAGAGTGCACAGGCATACCGGCGGCAGATGCATAGGGAGGAGCATAAGGTTGTTTCATAGGGCCTGGATGATACCCTTCAGTACCAGAGAATTTACCGTAGTCTTGATGAACCGATGGATACATTATATTTCTTTCTAGAGCAAGTTTAATTTGAAGCAAATGAATGAAGTCCCGCTTGGTAAATGGTACAATGTCCTAATTTAACGGGTGCAAAACATCAGTTTCAAGACATATTAAAATGTCAAATACGTATCTAAAACATTATTCCCAAGAAATCTTGTAAGAATTGAAATTTTATTAAGGTGACATGCACTACGGTGAGAAAAATTATACCTCGTTGACTCGttcaactttttttctttttctttttcgatGTGGTCTAATTTTTCAAGTTAATTTTAACAAATTAGAGTGTACAATAAGTCTGGTGGCGTTAAAGGTTAGTATTCAAATGTAACAAATTTATAATAACATTCGTGTGAGTAAGAATTGAGCATTTCAATGCGCAATCCAAGCACCGGATCGGAGCTCACTTATTTACTGAAATATTTTGACTAGTACCTTATTCTTTTAGTACAGTAAAAGGATGCTTCTCAATTAAGTCTTCAAGCTGTGTCCACGTGAAATGAGAAACATGTATACGTTGGGTTTGAGCTTAAATAATTTAATCtactttttcttgattttatcaATAACAAATTAATCGCGCACAAGCTTCAAAATTAGTAGTCCAAGCATACAAGGGTGCATTCAAAATCTTTACCAAGCAATACGCACCTTCCAAGAGGCAAAAGAAACTGCCCCATCTGGGAAATTGCCTCGTCGCTTCCTTCAGAATAACCTGCGACTGCATGGAATTTGTATAGAACTTTCAAATGTTCTCTAATCTCCATATATACAAAATTACATATAGGGATGGTGTCAAGATTTTTCACTAAGAGAATTCATAATGTAAAAaagtaaatataaaaagaggctaAGGAATTCAACATATCGTTATATACATTAAAAAAATTGACCTAGCTATATAATATACAATTTTCGGAAAAATATCAATTGACTCTCATTGAACAACGATAGCTCCGCCCTTGTATACAGTGACACTGCAGGGCCTTCAGATTTGGTTCAGCTCGTGGGAGGCCCATCAATGCGTGAAAAGCTGCTCATTTGGGCCCAACAGCGTTTGCGCATGAACATTAAGGGGAATTTTACATAGTATGCCAATTATGGTAAAATATTTACCCATTTTAGCTCATCTTTTTTAAATTACCCGCCATAACCATTTTTTTCCTCTTCAGTTTTTtactagtcttatacattattatacactcttatataaggtttatacattgtctacagtagatgtataaagttatatattattgtataatattgtatactagtcttatacattattatacacttttatacaaggtgtaTATATTGTctacagtaggtgtataaagttgtatattgttgtataaaggtGAATATTCAAGTTGTGCCATGAAATGTTGGGTTGTAGatttgtaatttaaaatatgggctatgaatatgtaattttgacccataaattgtttataactGAAATTTTCCCTAAATTAAGTCCAATAACTACAagattagagcccgtttggattggcttataagttggcttataagctgtcttcagcttttttgagtgtttgactggccagcttaaagtcattttatgcttaaaataagctcaaaaaaataattgaacccatttgacttagtttatctaaagcagcttataagctgaaaacagcttataagccaaaaaaaataagttggactaccccaacttattttttccagcttataagctgcaaacagctttaagctgt
Above is a genomic segment from Lycium barbarum isolate Lr01 chromosome 12, ASM1917538v2, whole genome shotgun sequence containing:
- the LOC132622934 gene encoding cell number regulator 2-like; its protein translation is MYPSVHQDYGKFSGTEGYHPGPMKQPYAPPYASAAGMPVHSPAATTAPWSTGLCHCFDDPANCLVTCVCPCITFGQISEILNKGTTSCAGRGALYGLLGLTGFPSLYSCFYRSKMRGQYDLEEAPCVDCLVHVFCEPCALCQEYRELKNRGFDMGIGWQANMERQSRGGAVTMPPYHASMTR